One region of Anthonomus grandis grandis chromosome 22, icAntGran1.3, whole genome shotgun sequence genomic DNA includes:
- the LOC126748337 gene encoding guanine nucleotide-binding protein subunit gamma-1-like produces MDMVVSNLQQQRAITEQLRREAAIKRMPVSQAIKEIVKYIQEHEQDDCLVVGFSSQRVNPFREKTPCSVL; encoded by the exons ATGGATATG GTTGTCTCAAACCTACAGCAACAAAGAGCCATCACCGAGCAACTACGCCGGGAAGCAGCTATAAAAAGGATGCCTGTATCTCAGGCCATCAAAGAAATTGTAAAGTATATACAGGAACATGAGCAAGATGATTGCCTTGTTGTTGGCTTTTCTAGTCAAAGGGTCAATCCCTTTCGTGAAAAAACCCCTTGCTCCGTTTTGTAA